A genomic region of Gemmata massiliana contains the following coding sequences:
- a CDS encoding ABC transporter permease has protein sequence MSAKLFLQAVQARTYPRLAWLYRSNSWMIQETVLPVLAVSAFAYAYRAMEAPQAYTGFLVLGAAMTTFWLNVLWGMGAQLYWERDSGNLELYVMSPAPMVAILTGMALGGMTTTIIRATAITVAGVLLFDVPINPSSWWLLALGFVVTLAALYGLGMLFASVFLMWGREAWHLIALLQEPIYLMSGTNFPVSVLPRAVAVVASAIPLTLGMDAMRQVLFRVNGLFDVWTELSVLGSLAVVFFFVARWSLRRLERRAREEGKLTVRWQ, from the coding sequence GTGTCAGCCAAACTCTTCCTTCAAGCGGTTCAAGCGCGAACCTATCCGCGGTTGGCGTGGCTGTACCGTAGCAACTCCTGGATGATTCAGGAAACGGTGCTGCCGGTGCTGGCGGTGTCCGCGTTCGCGTATGCGTACCGCGCGATGGAGGCGCCGCAAGCGTACACCGGGTTCCTCGTGCTCGGCGCCGCGATGACGACGTTCTGGCTGAACGTGTTGTGGGGCATGGGCGCGCAACTCTACTGGGAACGCGACTCCGGGAACCTCGAACTGTACGTGATGTCGCCGGCCCCGATGGTCGCGATTCTCACCGGCATGGCGCTCGGCGGGATGACCACGACGATTATTCGCGCCACCGCGATCACGGTCGCGGGCGTGCTGCTGTTCGATGTGCCAATTAACCCCTCCAGTTGGTGGCTGCTCGCGCTGGGGTTCGTTGTCACGCTCGCCGCGCTGTACGGACTGGGGATGCTGTTCGCGTCCGTGTTCTTGATGTGGGGGCGCGAGGCGTGGCACCTCATCGCGCTGTTGCAGGAACCGATTTATCTCATGAGCGGCACGAACTTCCCGGTGTCCGTGTTGCCGCGCGCAGTGGCCGTCGTCGCGAGCGCGATCCCGCTCACACTCGGCATGGACGCCATGCGCCAGGTGCTTTTCCGCGTGAACGGTCTGTTCGATGTGTGGACCGAACTGAGTGTGTTGGGTTCGCTCGCGGTCGTGTTCTTCTTCGTCGCGCGCTGGAGCTTGCGGCGCCTGGAACGCCGTGCCCGTGAAGAGGGGAAGCTCACAGTTCGGTGGCAGTGA
- a CDS encoding FG-GAP repeat domain-containing protein, whose translation MLRRAYSPALQVELMEDRLNPAGSVIPAGEFNWTQYSPTGELGQLLWNGGNLVYQSRVAGTWSAQTVAASGSFTAAEYNSPEAVERASQTAQLVFTTDGTPHAFFLEKSWNGAVGKYQTQIQHYARTSAGWQKIETITPNWQSQWGPNNLVAEAGANNSIHLIFTETNAAATGVGNFGTGTLMYATNAGGSWGFAKIADTADLSQDVWFTGGRWTPRFLSLAVDSTNHAHVTYTPQFYIAGAFSTVNSTLMYATNRSGTWASQTVMAPQDSTADAGLGASVAVGPGDKIAIASYYVDRYATGSPQSSKLMYHTLTANGWTHATVTSTPDGYVAGDGARFTGFAPQLYFDAAGRANIVFSDEAGEHLPVSYANEFAGQIRLATLNGSTWSLSTVFRQTDPIHNQLFFPVAATYKGQTTFAGLQATSTVDGNKNPIRTDFAVVNVNTPYGSAAPPVSNVPPVVSPPVVSLPVAQPVSSGTAAVTGWAVATNAGTTTTQVLVYRPDGSVAMTVKPFGDGYRGGVRIARADINGDGVADLITASGAGIGARVRVWDGATAAMIADFDPFPGYQGGLWVTAGDLNADGVPDIAIGTDLGNVPHVKVFSGRGFGELASFYAYAPGFLGGVRVAMGDLNRDGYADLVTGAGYGAGPHVAVFDGRSLALGQGPRKLVNDFYMYSPTMTAGLNLTVGDVDGDGFADIIAGPGGGPAHLRIISGQALTSGQGEIDLVSTIAWTGDTSGLRVTAVDADGDGRLDVMLTPGNSTNGRIGLVTSANLLPPNPTGVQWIDTFPGLTTSVFVG comes from the coding sequence ATGCTCCGACGCGCGTACTCGCCCGCGCTTCAGGTAGAGCTAATGGAAGACCGGCTGAACCCAGCCGGTTCTGTTATTCCCGCCGGAGAGTTCAATTGGACCCAGTACAGCCCAACGGGTGAACTGGGACAGTTGCTCTGGAACGGCGGTAATCTCGTTTACCAGTCCCGCGTCGCGGGCACCTGGTCGGCCCAAACCGTTGCGGCGTCCGGTTCGTTCACTGCCGCCGAGTACAACTCGCCCGAGGCCGTGGAGCGCGCGTCGCAGACGGCGCAGCTCGTGTTCACGACCGACGGCACCCCGCACGCATTTTTCCTCGAGAAATCGTGGAACGGCGCGGTGGGCAAGTACCAGACGCAGATCCAGCACTACGCGCGCACGTCCGCCGGGTGGCAGAAGATCGAAACGATCACCCCGAACTGGCAGAGCCAGTGGGGGCCAAATAACCTCGTCGCGGAAGCCGGGGCGAACAACTCGATCCACCTAATCTTCACCGAAACCAACGCCGCGGCGACGGGCGTTGGGAATTTCGGGACCGGCACGCTGATGTACGCCACCAATGCGGGTGGCTCGTGGGGCTTCGCCAAGATCGCGGACACGGCCGACCTGAGCCAGGACGTGTGGTTCACCGGGGGCCGGTGGACCCCGCGGTTCCTGTCGCTGGCGGTCGATTCGACGAACCACGCACACGTCACATACACGCCGCAGTTTTACATCGCGGGCGCGTTCTCGACGGTGAACAGCACACTGATGTACGCCACCAACCGGAGCGGCACCTGGGCGTCGCAAACGGTGATGGCACCGCAGGATAGTACCGCCGACGCCGGTTTGGGTGCGAGCGTCGCGGTGGGACCGGGCGACAAAATCGCGATCGCGAGCTACTACGTGGACCGGTACGCTACCGGCTCCCCGCAAAGCTCGAAGCTGATGTACCACACGCTCACCGCGAACGGGTGGACGCACGCCACGGTCACCAGCACACCCGACGGATACGTTGCGGGTGACGGCGCGCGGTTCACCGGGTTCGCGCCGCAACTCTACTTCGACGCCGCGGGGCGCGCGAACATCGTCTTCTCCGACGAAGCCGGCGAACACCTTCCGGTGAGCTACGCGAACGAGTTCGCGGGCCAAATTCGGCTCGCGACGCTCAACGGCTCGACGTGGTCGCTTTCGACGGTGTTCCGCCAAACCGACCCGATTCACAACCAGCTCTTTTTCCCGGTCGCGGCTACGTACAAGGGCCAAACGACGTTCGCCGGATTGCAAGCCACGAGCACGGTCGACGGGAACAAGAACCCGATTCGCACCGATTTCGCGGTGGTCAATGTAAACACCCCTTACGGCTCCGCTGCGCCTCCCGTATCGAACGTTCCACCAGTCGTCTCTCCACCCGTGGTGTCCCTGCCGGTCGCACAGCCCGTGTCGTCGGGAACCGCAGCCGTCACGGGGTGGGCGGTCGCGACCAATGCCGGCACAACGACGACGCAGGTACTCGTGTACCGGCCAGACGGCAGTGTGGCGATGACGGTGAAGCCGTTCGGCGACGGGTACCGCGGCGGGGTACGTATCGCGCGAGCAGATATCAACGGTGATGGCGTCGCGGACCTCATTACCGCCAGTGGTGCGGGGATTGGTGCGCGCGTCCGCGTGTGGGACGGCGCGACCGCGGCCATGATCGCGGACTTCGACCCGTTCCCAGGGTACCAGGGCGGGCTATGGGTCACGGCTGGCGACCTGAATGCGGACGGCGTGCCCGACATCGCGATCGGTACCGATCTGGGGAACGTGCCCCACGTCAAGGTGTTTAGCGGGCGCGGGTTCGGCGAACTGGCGAGCTTCTACGCCTACGCGCCCGGGTTCCTGGGTGGCGTCCGGGTCGCGATGGGCGACCTGAACCGCGACGGGTACGCGGATCTCGTTACCGGCGCCGGGTATGGGGCCGGACCGCACGTGGCTGTGTTCGACGGCCGGAGCCTCGCGCTCGGTCAGGGGCCGCGGAAGCTGGTGAACGATTTTTACATGTACTCGCCCACGATGACCGCCGGGCTGAACCTCACGGTGGGCGACGTGGACGGAGACGGGTTCGCGGACATCATCGCCGGTCCAGGCGGTGGCCCCGCGCACCTGCGCATCATCAGCGGTCAGGCGCTCACGAGCGGTCAGGGAGAAATCGACTTGGTCAGCACCATCGCCTGGACCGGTGACACGAGCGGGCTGCGCGTGACCGCAGTGGACGCGGACGGCGACGGGCGCCTCGACGTGATGCTCACCCCGGGTAACTCGACCAACGGGCGCATCGGTCTGGTCACGTCGGCGAACCTGCTCCCGCCGAACCCGACCGGGGTCCAGTGGATCGACACGTTCCCCGGCCTCACCACCAGCGTGTTCGTCGGCTGA
- a CDS encoding PQQ-dependent sugar dehydrogenase yields MISHVRRLRVALALIAFGSLTLVLGTVGSPRSRADTKPEHPIPEPYKQSPPSHFECRWADAPITLDGVADESAWKHAQAINAFHVPWLGDKARVSRTATTAKLLWDREYLYFHAEMEDSDLFADITDHDGDLWKNDVFEIFLRPDSEKSGYYEFQVSAAGTKFDAFYPKYAPNSLAKQSKIGAFRMESKVKLNGTLNKRDDTDKGWSVEGRIPWSDFLRTGGRPVAGEKWKLNLCRFDYNANWKDAELSCVAPIAKKKIPPFFHQSEDYATLAFVGPDATTAKPFGIDKREPLTTSTVAGFPDPPPPFVAVRALDKYRPEFPIRAEPIPGTRDLLVITQPQPYGATQMWRAAYAAGTTTKDAVKQLDTPNGGTAYDIAFHPKFAENQFVYIGWNGATPGRKGKWSTITRYTMSKTAPHDLDPKSAKTIIEWESDGHNGCAVCFGSDGSMFVTSGDGTSDSDTNLTGQRTDLLLAKVLRIDVDVPADGKAYSIPKDNPFVGQKDFAPETWAYGLRNPWRITFDAKTKQLWVGQNGQDLWEQAYLVRRGENYGWSVVEGNHPFYPNRKAGPTPISKPTVEHHHSEARSLTGGVVYHGAKHPDLQGAYIYGDYSTGHIWAVKHTGTKIEWHKKIAITTLKITSFALDPDGELLICHHSAPGDGGVYTLAPNTAKHAGTFPKKLSDSGLFDSVKDHRMKPGVIPYSVNAPFWSDGAHKERFLAVPEGTIQFKRSGGWDMPDKTVLVKSFALEQNEGDPNSRKWIETRFMTKQDGEWYGYSYVWNEAGTDATLVDSAGLDRTFTITTAAGKRQQAWHYPSRAECMVCHSRAANYVLGLCEVQMNKDHTYPNGRTDNQLRVLERLGLLNVAWAGEVEGAVKDATDRQQPDQREPKPTGMLPFAPAGLKKLADPYDKTQDLTARAKAWLHTNCATCHVEAGGGNAQMQLDFPTEWSKMRLIGTNPVHQTFDLKDAKLIAPGSPEKSVVIHRIGQRGPNSGQMPPLSTTRVDVLGVELMTEWCKSLKKP; encoded by the coding sequence ATGATCTCGCACGTCCGCCGCCTCCGTGTGGCTCTTGCGCTGATTGCCTTCGGCTCCTTGACTCTTGTGTTGGGTACTGTCGGCTCGCCCCGTTCACGAGCCGACACGAAGCCCGAACACCCTATCCCGGAACCGTACAAGCAATCCCCTCCGAGTCACTTCGAGTGCCGCTGGGCCGATGCTCCCATCACCCTGGACGGCGTCGCGGACGAAAGCGCCTGGAAACACGCACAGGCGATCAATGCATTTCACGTACCGTGGCTCGGCGACAAGGCCCGCGTGTCTCGCACCGCGACCACGGCGAAGCTCCTCTGGGACCGCGAGTACCTGTACTTCCACGCCGAGATGGAGGACTCCGATCTCTTCGCAGACATCACAGACCACGATGGCGATTTGTGGAAGAACGACGTGTTCGAGATCTTCTTGCGCCCGGATTCCGAGAAGTCCGGCTACTACGAGTTTCAGGTGAGTGCTGCGGGCACCAAATTCGATGCCTTTTACCCAAAGTACGCCCCCAACTCGCTCGCAAAGCAATCGAAGATCGGCGCGTTCCGGATGGAATCGAAGGTGAAGCTGAACGGCACCCTGAACAAGCGCGACGACACGGACAAAGGGTGGAGCGTCGAGGGGCGCATCCCGTGGAGCGACTTCCTGCGCACGGGCGGGCGGCCGGTGGCGGGCGAGAAGTGGAAGCTGAACCTGTGCCGGTTCGACTACAACGCGAACTGGAAGGATGCGGAACTGTCGTGCGTTGCGCCAATCGCGAAGAAGAAAATTCCACCGTTCTTCCATCAAAGTGAGGACTACGCGACGCTCGCGTTCGTCGGCCCGGACGCGACCACCGCGAAGCCGTTCGGCATCGACAAGCGCGAACCGCTCACCACCTCCACCGTCGCCGGCTTCCCCGATCCCCCGCCGCCGTTCGTCGCGGTCCGCGCCCTCGACAAGTACCGCCCAGAGTTCCCGATTCGTGCTGAGCCGATCCCGGGCACTCGCGACCTGCTCGTCATCACGCAACCGCAACCCTACGGGGCGACACAGATGTGGCGCGCCGCGTATGCCGCCGGTACCACTACCAAGGACGCGGTGAAGCAATTGGACACGCCGAACGGCGGAACCGCCTACGATATCGCGTTCCACCCGAAGTTCGCGGAGAACCAGTTCGTGTACATCGGCTGGAACGGGGCGACGCCCGGGCGTAAGGGGAAGTGGAGCACGATCACGCGCTACACGATGAGCAAGACCGCGCCACACGATCTCGACCCCAAGAGCGCGAAGACCATCATCGAATGGGAGTCCGACGGCCACAACGGGTGCGCAGTGTGTTTCGGGAGCGACGGCTCGATGTTCGTCACCAGTGGCGACGGTACCTCGGATTCGGACACGAATCTCACGGGTCAGCGCACGGACCTGTTGCTCGCGAAGGTGCTTCGCATCGACGTCGATGTGCCCGCCGACGGCAAGGCGTACAGCATTCCGAAGGACAATCCGTTTGTGGGTCAGAAAGATTTCGCCCCCGAGACGTGGGCCTACGGGTTGCGCAACCCGTGGCGCATCACCTTCGACGCGAAGACGAAACAGCTCTGGGTCGGTCAAAACGGCCAGGATTTGTGGGAACAAGCGTACCTGGTGCGGCGGGGGGAGAACTACGGGTGGAGCGTGGTAGAAGGTAACCACCCGTTCTACCCGAACCGTAAAGCCGGCCCGACGCCGATCAGCAAACCCACGGTCGAGCACCACCACTCGGAAGCCCGCTCACTCACGGGCGGGGTGGTGTACCACGGTGCCAAGCACCCGGACCTGCAAGGCGCGTACATTTACGGCGACTACAGTACCGGGCACATCTGGGCCGTGAAGCACACCGGGACGAAGATCGAGTGGCACAAAAAGATCGCGATCACCACGCTGAAGATCACGAGCTTCGCGCTCGATCCCGACGGCGAACTCCTGATCTGCCACCACTCCGCTCCCGGCGACGGTGGGGTGTACACGCTCGCCCCTAACACGGCCAAGCACGCGGGCACGTTCCCCAAGAAGCTGAGCGACAGCGGGCTGTTCGACTCGGTGAAGGACCACCGGATGAAACCGGGCGTGATCCCGTACTCGGTCAACGCCCCGTTCTGGTCCGACGGTGCCCACAAGGAGCGCTTCCTGGCGGTGCCCGAGGGGACGATCCAGTTCAAGCGCAGCGGCGGGTGGGACATGCCCGATAAAACCGTGCTCGTGAAGAGTTTCGCGCTCGAACAAAATGAGGGCGATCCCAATAGCCGAAAGTGGATCGAAACGCGGTTCATGACGAAGCAGGACGGCGAGTGGTACGGCTACTCCTACGTGTGGAACGAGGCCGGGACCGACGCCACGCTCGTCGACTCTGCGGGCCTCGATCGCACGTTTACGATAACTACGGCGGCGGGTAAGCGCCAACAGGCGTGGCACTACCCGAGCCGGGCCGAGTGCATGGTGTGCCACAGCCGCGCCGCGAACTACGTGTTGGGGCTGTGCGAAGTGCAAATGAACAAGGACCACACCTACCCGAACGGGCGCACGGACAACCAGCTCCGCGTGCTCGAACGACTCGGACTATTGAACGTGGCGTGGGCAGGCGAGGTGGAGGGAGCGGTCAAAGATGCCACGGACCGGCAGCAACCGGATCAGCGCGAGCCAAAACCAACAGGCATGCTGCCATTCGCCCCCGCGGGGCTCAAAAAGCTCGCTGACCCTTACGACAAGACACAAGACCTGACCGCCCGCGCGAAAGCGTGGTTGCACACGAACTGCGCGACCTGCCACGTCGAAGCCGGCGGCGGGAACGCCCAAATGCAACTCGACTTCCCGACCGAGTGGAGCAAAATGCGGCTCATCGGCACGAACCCAGTTCACCAGACATTCGATTTGAAGGACGCGAAACTTATCGCTCCAGGCTCCCCCGAAAAGAGCGTGGTGATCCACCGTATCGGCCAACGCGGGCCGAACTCGGGGCAGATGCCCCCACTATCAACGACCCGCGTGGACGTGCTCGGGGTGGAGCTGATGACCGAGTGGTGTAAGAGCCTGAAGAAGCCATAA
- a CDS encoding ABC transporter ATP-binding protein: MEPLAIRTEGLTRTYRKPRKRRWWSKPKPDEAEARDFVALDQVSLEVRSGELFGLLGPNGAGKTTLIKILTTLLAPTSGSARVDGLDVVTEAHQIRPRINMVSGGESSGYGILNVRENLWLFARIYGVPTAVAQERIDKMLGVVGLTEKATSRISHLSTGQRQKMNFCRGFITDPKILFLDEPTLGLDVTSARAIRTFVKDWMKERPDRTLLLTTHYMAEAEELCDRLAIIDRGKVLACDTPANLKRQVQKYPIYELSLAPGHRGWDGVDKLPDVHQVTTTTTPTTVELKVSLIEEPAIGAVVQSLVTGGGRILTMKKVEPTLEDVFIELVGHGLTEDEGPKG; encoded by the coding sequence ATGGAACCCCTGGCGATCCGCACCGAAGGTCTGACCCGCACGTACCGCAAGCCCCGCAAGCGGCGCTGGTGGTCCAAACCAAAACCCGACGAGGCCGAGGCGCGCGATTTCGTCGCGCTCGACCAAGTGTCGCTCGAGGTCCGCTCGGGCGAGTTGTTCGGGCTGCTCGGGCCGAACGGGGCCGGGAAAACGACCCTCATCAAGATCCTTACGACCCTCCTCGCCCCCACGTCCGGTTCCGCGCGCGTGGACGGCTTGGACGTGGTCACCGAAGCGCACCAGATCCGCCCGCGCATCAACATGGTGTCCGGGGGCGAGTCGAGCGGGTACGGCATCCTGAACGTGCGCGAGAATCTATGGCTCTTCGCACGCATCTACGGCGTGCCGACGGCCGTTGCGCAGGAGCGCATCGACAAGATGCTCGGCGTCGTCGGGCTGACCGAGAAGGCGACGAGTCGCATCAGCCACCTCTCGACCGGTCAGCGACAGAAGATGAACTTCTGCCGCGGGTTCATCACCGATCCCAAGATCCTGTTCCTCGACGAACCGACGCTCGGCCTTGATGTGACGAGCGCGCGGGCAATTCGCACTTTTGTTAAAGATTGGATGAAGGAGCGCCCGGACCGCACGCTGCTACTCACTACGCACTACATGGCCGAGGCGGAGGAACTCTGCGATCGGCTCGCGATCATCGATCGAGGGAAGGTGCTCGCGTGCGACACGCCGGCCAACCTCAAGCGCCAGGTGCAGAAGTACCCCATTTACGAACTGAGCCTCGCCCCGGGGCATCGGGGATGGGATGGAGTCGATAAGCTCCCCGACGTTCACCAGGTGACCACGACCACCACGCCCACGACGGTGGAACTCAAGGTGTCGCTGATCGAGGAGCCGGCCATCGGTGCGGTGGTGCAGTCGCTTGTGACCGGCGGGGGGCGCATCCTCACCATGAAGAAAGTTGAACCGACGCTCGAAGACGTGTTCATCGAGTTGGTCGGCCACGGATTGACGGAAGACGAAGGGCCGAAGGGCTGA
- a CDS encoding cytochrome P450 family protein has product MSLPLFNPFDPQYVADPHAYYARLRQTVPVQQAVLLDGQTVWLLTRYDDVEAVFSDPRMVKDPRNACSPEQLARMPVRPQSTRYARTNMLSRDAPDHTRLRRLVSKAFTPRMVEQLRPRVQAIADALLDAVAGRGEMNVIDEYAFPLPITVIAEMLGVPVADRDQFREWSDAILTAIPPQPATPAAVAALEGLAQYLEGRFEERRRMPTEDLITGLVQAEEAGDKLSKDELQGMAYVLLVAGYETTANLIGSGVLALLQHPDQLAKLRADPTLMPSAVEELLRFTSPVKTSTLRFAAADVSVGDVVIPKGEMVLVIITAANRDPARFPSPDTLDITRPDNKHLAFGHGVHYCLGAPLARLEGEIAFGTLLRRLPDLRLGIASEALTWRPSFGVRGLEKLPVRF; this is encoded by the coding sequence ATGTCCCTACCACTATTCAACCCGTTCGACCCACAATACGTGGCGGATCCGCACGCCTACTACGCCCGATTGCGGCAGACGGTCCCCGTCCAACAGGCCGTGCTGCTCGACGGACAAACGGTGTGGCTGCTCACCCGGTACGACGACGTCGAGGCGGTGTTCAGCGATCCGCGGATGGTCAAAGATCCGCGGAACGCTTGCTCGCCGGAGCAACTCGCCCGGATGCCGGTTCGCCCCCAGTCGACGCGGTACGCCCGCACCAACATGCTCTCACGCGACGCGCCCGATCACACCCGGCTCCGGCGGCTGGTGTCGAAGGCGTTCACCCCGCGGATGGTCGAGCAACTGCGGCCGCGCGTTCAAGCGATCGCCGACGCCCTCCTGGACGCGGTCGCCGGCCGCGGTGAGATGAACGTGATCGACGAGTACGCCTTCCCGTTGCCGATCACCGTCATCGCCGAGATGCTCGGCGTCCCGGTGGCCGACCGCGACCAGTTCCGCGAGTGGTCCGACGCGATCCTTACCGCGATCCCGCCGCAACCCGCGACCCCGGCGGCGGTCGCGGCGTTAGAGGGTCTGGCGCAGTACCTGGAGGGCCGGTTCGAGGAGCGTCGGCGGATGCCGACGGAGGATCTGATCACTGGACTGGTTCAGGCAGAGGAGGCGGGGGACAAGCTGAGCAAGGACGAGTTGCAGGGGATGGCATATGTGCTGCTCGTGGCCGGCTACGAAACCACCGCGAACCTGATCGGCAGCGGGGTGCTGGCACTGTTACAACACCCCGACCAACTCGCCAAACTGCGGGCCGACCCGACGCTCATGCCGTCCGCGGTCGAGGAACTGCTGCGGTTCACCTCGCCGGTGAAAACGTCCACCCTCCGGTTCGCGGCGGCAGACGTGAGCGTGGGTGACGTGGTCATCCCGAAGGGGGAGATGGTGCTCGTCATCATCACGGCGGCCAACCGCGATCCGGCCCGATTCCCGTCCCCGGACACGCTCGACATCACCCGGCCGGACAATAAGCACCTCGCGTTCGGGCACGGCGTCCATTACTGTTTGGGCGCGCCGCTGGCCCGGCTGGAAGGCGAGATCGCGTTCGGGACGCTGTTGCGGCGGTTGCCCGACCTGCGGCTCGGGATCGCGAGCGAAGCCTTGACGTGGCGCCCCAGCTTCGGGGTCCGCGGCCTGGAGAAATTGCCCGTCCGCTTCTGA